From Methylobacterium radiodurans, a single genomic window includes:
- a CDS encoding magnesium transporter CorA family protein, with protein MIFIHQPVTGSGQTQLERRALELQDPIPDDTVWLDLVRPSREEELKVEGFSGIEVPTREEMKDIEPSELLYVEDGARYMTGRVLSKVSDSEEPGLAGITFILRGNRLVTVRYEEPQAFRMYAQRAGRTTGNGPTSLVSGESILAGLIEAVIDRAADVLQLQGERIDRLSAKIFEEQDDPSARNTALQETLRALGRHNDLISKQRESLVSMERILLSLSATYRTNKAPRELREDVRSTLRDLQSLEEHATFLSTKINFLLDATLGLVNLEQNNIIKLFSVMAVVFMPPTLIASIYGMNFKTMPELDLPFGYPMAVVMMIVAAVLPYAFFRWKRWL; from the coding sequence GTGATCTTCATCCATCAGCCGGTGACCGGTTCCGGCCAGACGCAGCTCGAGCGCCGCGCCCTCGAACTCCAGGATCCGATCCCCGATGACACCGTCTGGCTCGATCTCGTCCGGCCGAGCCGCGAGGAGGAGCTGAAGGTCGAAGGCTTCTCCGGGATCGAGGTCCCGACCCGGGAGGAGATGAAGGACATCGAGCCCTCGGAACTCCTCTACGTCGAGGACGGCGCGCGCTACATGACGGGCCGCGTGCTCTCGAAGGTCAGCGATTCGGAGGAGCCGGGGCTCGCCGGCATCACCTTCATCCTGCGCGGGAACCGGCTGGTCACGGTGCGCTACGAGGAGCCGCAGGCCTTCCGGATGTACGCGCAGCGCGCCGGCCGGACGACCGGGAACGGGCCGACGAGCCTCGTCTCGGGCGAGTCGATCCTCGCCGGGCTGATCGAGGCGGTGATCGACCGGGCGGCGGACGTGCTCCAGCTCCAGGGCGAACGCATCGACCGGCTCTCGGCCAAGATCTTCGAGGAGCAGGACGACCCGTCCGCCCGCAACACCGCCCTGCAGGAGACCCTGCGGGCGCTCGGGCGCCACAACGACCTGATCTCGAAGCAGCGCGAGAGCCTCGTCTCGATGGAGCGCATCCTGCTCTCGCTCTCGGCGACCTACCGCACCAACAAGGCGCCGCGGGAGCTGCGCGAGGACGTCCGCTCGACGCTGCGCGATCTGCAATCGCTCGAGGAGCACGCGACCTTCCTGTCGACCAAGATCAACTTCCTGCTCGACGCGACCCTCGGCCTCGTGAACCTCGAGCAGAACAACATCATCAAGCTGTTCTCGGTCATGGCGGTGGTGTTCATGCCGCCGACGCTCATCGCCTCGATCTACGGCATGAACTTCAAGACCATGCCGGAGCTGGACCTGCCCTTCGGCTATCCCATGGCGGTGGTGATGATGATCGTGGCGGCCGTGCTGCCCTACGCCTTCTTCCGCTGGAAGCGCTGGCTCTAG
- a CDS encoding SOS response-associated peptidase: MCGRFFIAQAPEVFAAFYGYPERPNFPPRYNVAPTQPVPVVLHEQGGRHFRLVRWGFWPGWLKDPKDFPLVINARVETVLEKATFRGAIRHRRCVFLADGFYEWRREGTGRGATRTPFMIRRADGAPMALAGLWEAWMGADGSEIDTAAIVTTGANGTLAAIHDRMPAILAPEQVEPWLDARATDAMEAAALCRPCPDAWLRMDPVSPRVNDARNDDAGLIELVVRPRAGTPDPGGSPAERPRSSDEDVQGSLF; this comes from the coding sequence ATGTGCGGGCGCTTCTTCATCGCGCAGGCGCCGGAGGTCTTCGCGGCCTTCTACGGCTACCCGGAGCGCCCGAACTTCCCGCCCCGCTACAACGTGGCGCCGACCCAGCCCGTGCCGGTGGTGCTGCACGAGCAGGGCGGACGCCACTTTCGGCTGGTCCGCTGGGGTTTCTGGCCCGGCTGGCTGAAGGACCCGAAGGATTTCCCGCTCGTCATCAACGCCCGGGTCGAGACCGTGCTGGAGAAGGCGACCTTTCGCGGCGCCATCCGGCACCGGCGCTGCGTCTTCCTGGCGGACGGGTTCTACGAGTGGCGCCGCGAGGGCACGGGGCGCGGGGCGACCAGGACGCCCTTCATGATCCGGCGCGCCGACGGGGCGCCGATGGCGCTCGCCGGCCTCTGGGAGGCCTGGATGGGCGCGGACGGATCGGAGATCGACACCGCCGCCATTGTCACGACGGGGGCGAACGGGACGCTGGCCGCGATCCACGACCGAATGCCGGCGATCCTGGCCCCCGAGCAGGTCGAGCCCTGGCTCGACGCCCGCGCCACCGACGCGATGGAAGCCGCCGCGCTCTGCCGGCCCTGCCCGGATGCGTGGCTGCGGATGGACCCCGTGAGTCCTCGGGTCAACGATGCGCGCAACGATGATGCGGGACTGATCGAGCTGGTGGTGCGCCCGCGGGCGGGGACGCCGGATCCGGGCGGGTCTCCCGCGGAACGGCCGCGCTCTTCCGACGAGGACGTGCAGGGTAGCCTGTTCTGA
- a CDS encoding translation initiation factor IF-2 — MAATILTQAGAESLAARASVHLALPRLWLRRISARRALAALHPEQIREAGLDLSRLRVEIAKPFWRA; from the coding sequence ATGGCCGCCACAATCCTCACCCAAGCCGGAGCGGAATCGCTCGCAGCGCGCGCGAGCGTGCACCTCGCCCTGCCCCGCCTCTGGCTGCGCCGCATCAGCGCCCGGCGGGCGCTCGCCGCCCTCCACCCGGAGCAGATCCGCGAGGCCGGCCTCGACCTGTCTCGCCTGCGTGTCGAGATCGCCAAGCCGTTCTGGCGGGCGTGA